Proteins encoded within one genomic window of Macrotis lagotis isolate mMagLag1 chromosome 3, bilby.v1.9.chrom.fasta, whole genome shotgun sequence:
- the LOC141516730 gene encoding LOW QUALITY PROTEIN: uncharacterized protein LOC141516730 (The sequence of the model RefSeq protein was modified relative to this genomic sequence to represent the inferred CDS: inserted 1 base in 1 codon; substituted 1 base at 1 genomic stop codon) yields the protein MSSVFLTAGPQESVTFKDVAVDFTWEEWEELNVAHRDLYRDVMLENYRNIISIGIQISKPELIFLLDQGKEPWMVKKEITRVICPGERYHKCDTCEKNFKHISHLIKHQRICTEKKYSELNDCEKSFLQQTHHTHNWNVCAGEKPHKCNECGKAFNRTXHLKLHQRIHTGEKPFQCNECGKTFNQNAHLTQHRKVHIRGDPYTCSECKKTFRHPSSLVQHQRIHTGERTYKCYECGLTFRLYVYLTLHQRIHTGEKPYKCNVCGRTFRLRSVLNQHQKIHTGEKPHKCNECGKAFSRISFLTGHQRIHTGENPYVCKECGKAFKQRSSLNQHQRIHPGERPYKCKICGRAFTGRTQFKQHYRRHAGERPYKCNECEKAFSGTPFLKRHQKLHTGERPYKCEKTYRLEENLVQHQRIHSKVKPYKCIECGKAFAYRTCLTXHERIHNREKSYESERTSNQISYLTQHQRSTRKKNHECTECGKTFSYNAAYIRHQKFHSGE from the exons ATGTCCTCTGTGTTCCTGACAGCTGGACCCCAGGAATCagtgacattcaaggatgtggctgtggaTTTCACCTGGGAGGAATGGGAGGAACTAAATGTTGCTCACAGAGATCTCTACAGGGATGTGATGTTGGAAAACTATAGGAATATAATCTCAATAGGGATTCAGATTTCTAAACCAGAGTTGATCTTCTTGTTAGATCAAGGAAAAGAGCCCTGGATGGTGAAAAAGGAAATCACAAGAGTTATCTGCCCAGGAGAAAGATATCATAAATGTGATACATGTGAGAAGAATTTCAAACATATTTCACATCTAATTAAACACCAGAGAATTTGTACAGAGAAGAAATACTCTGAACTTAATGACTGTGAAAAATCGTTTTTACAGCAGACCCACCATACTCACAATTGGAACGTTTGTGCTGGAGAGAAACctcataaatgtaatgaatgtgggaaagcctttaaCAGAA CACACCTTAAATTACATCAGaggattcatactggagagaagccctttcaatgtaatgaatgtgggaaaaccttCAACCAGAATGCACACCTTACTCAGCATCGTAAAGTTCATATTAGAGGTGATCCCTATACATGTAGTGAGTGTAAGAAAACTTTCCGTCATCCTTCATCCCTTGTTCAACATCAGAGAATACATACTGGAGAGAGAACTTATAAATGTTATGAATGTGGACTGACTTTCAGGCTATATGTATATCTTACtctacatcagagaatccatactggagaaaaaccctatAAATGTAATGTATGTGGGAGAACGTTCAGATTGCGTTCAGTCCTCAATCAACATCaaaaaattcatactggagaaaaaccccataaatgtaatgaatgtggaaaagctttcagTAGAATTTCATTCCTCACTggacatcaaagaattcatactggagagaatcCCTATGTCTGTAAagaatgtggaaaggctttcaaaCAGAGATCATCACTTAACCAACATCAAAGAATCCATCCTGGAGAGAGACCCTATAAATGTAAGATCTGTGGAAGAGCCTTCACTGGCCGGACACAATTTAAGCAGCATTACAGAAGACATGCTGGAGAGAGACCCtacaaatgtaatgaatgtgagaAAGCCTTCAGTGGGACTCCATTCCTCAAAAGACATCAGAAACTTCATACTGGAGAGAGAccttataaatgtgaaaaaactTACAGACTGGAAGAAAACCTTGTgcaacatcaaagaattcattctAAAGTGAAACCCTACAAATGTATTGAGTGTGGTAAAGCCTTTGCCTATAGAACATGCCTTACTTGACATGAAAGAATACATAATAGAGAGAAATCCTATGAATCTGAGAGAACTTCTAATCAAATATCATACCTTACACAACATCAGAGAAGTActagaaagaaaaaccatgaatgtactgaatgtgggaaaactttcaGTTACAATGCAGCCTACATCAGACATCAGAAATTTCACAGTGGAGAATAG